The genomic DNA GGTcatggacgaggccgacctcgagtGCCACGGCTTCTACGACGCCATCGCGCGTCCGCAGGACGTCAACGAGGCGGCCGACTACGAGGAGCGCAAGGCCGTGACCTTCCCGCTGGCCGGCAAGTACACCAGCGAGAGCCCCGAGTGGCGCGAGGCCTACCTCGACCGCATGGTGCAGCTGGTGCAGCGGGACAAGAACCACACGAGCATCATCATGTGGTCTCTCGGCAACGAGGCCTTTTACGGCGACAACCACAAGGCCATGTACGAGTACGCCCGCAACTTCGACTCGGGCCGTCCCATCCACTacgagggcgacgtcaaggccgagacggcggacATGTACTCGTACATGTACCCCCCCATCGGCCGTCTGAGCAACCTGGTCGAGACCGAGGGCGTCAAAGAGGACGGCAGCTTCGACAAGCCCGTCGTCCTCTGCGAGTACGGCCACGCCATGGGCaacggccccggcggcctcgacgactaCATCGAGGTCTTTGAGAAGTACCCCCGTCTCCAGGGAGGCTACATCTGGGAGTGGGCGAACCACGGCATctggaaggaggaggccgacggcaagggATACTACGCCTACGGCGGCGACTTTGGCGAGCGTCCGCACGATGGCACCTTTGTCATGGACGGCCTGCTCCACAGCACCCACGACCCCACGCCCGGCTTGAtcgagctgaagaaggcctACCAGCCTCTCCAGCTGACCGTCGAGGGCAACCAGCTTGTCATCAAGAACAAGTACGACtttgtcggcgtcgaccaccTCACATCAACCTACAAGGTTGAGGAGTTGGGCGAAAAGTGAGTTTACCCTGCTCTACACagacacacagacacacacacacatctaCAACACACCTACACACCCCATTGCCCTCTTTCGAGAACAGTTCGAGAACAGATATACTAACCAGAGACGTTTGTGTTATAAAAACAGCTCCgctctcctcgccgccggaACCCTCGAGATCCCCAAGATCGCCGCTGGCGAAACCGTCAAGGTCGACCTCCCCTCGACCCTCGCGAGCATCAAGTCGGACAAGGAGGTCTATCTCACCGTGACCTTTGGACTCAAGGACTCCACCAACTGGGCCGAGCCCGCCCACGAGATCGCCTGGATTCAGCACAAGCTCtcgggcgtcgccgaggctcCCAAGATCCTCACCAGCACGCTCACCTCCAAGCTGCAGGTCGAGCGGTCCCGCGCCAGGGCCACCGTCTCGGGCTCCGACTTCGCCATCACCTTCGACACGGCCCGCGGCTACGTCACCTCCTggaccgccggcggcgtccccctcctcgagaaggacgccTCCACCGGCGCGGCCATCATCCCCAACTTCTGGCGCGCGCCCACGGACAACGACAACCCCAACGACGCGCCGTACTGGGTCcgcttcggcgtcgacgtcttcgacaGCCAGCTGCGCTCGCTCGACATCACCGAGTCGGCCgacaaggtcgaggtcgtcacCAAGACGTACCTGTCGCCGCGCGTCCTCGATTGGGGGTGGgagaccaccaccacctacACCattgacgccgccggccggctcaccgtcgccgtcgacctgaAGCCCCGTGGCATCAAGCCCACGCACATCCCGCGCGTGGGCCTGAACCTGCGCCTCCCCAAGTCGCTCAGCAACGTCAAgtacctcgccctcggccccgGCGAGTCGTACCCGGACAAGAAGTCCAGCCAGCGGCTCGGCGTCTTCAGCGCCACGGTGCCGGAGCTGCACCAGCACTACGAGGTGCCGCAGGAGGGCGGCAACCACCTCGAGACGCGCTACGTCAAGCTGACCGAGGGCCACGGCCGCGGCCTCCGCGCCAcgccggccgacgccgccgtctggTCCGACGAGGAGTGGCGCCAGTTCAGCTTCCAGGTCAGCCACTACGCGACCAAGACGGTGCAGGAGGCCGCGCACCCGtgcgacctcgtcgaggaggacgcgaCGCTGCTGCGTCTGGACGcgcgcgtcgccggcgtcggcaccgccgcctgcGGTCCCAACGTCCGCGACGACCTCAAGGTGCACGTCGGGGAGTTCAAGTTTGGATTTGTGCTTGAGAGAATCGGGTTCTAGAGAGGATCATGACGGAGATGACGGGGTCACAGTCGACAGTCGACAGTCGCGACATTTAAGAAAAGTGGCTAGGTCCAGAACTTTAGAGATTAGAAATGGCATGAATGATTATGACACATTTGCAGAACATGAGTTGCGGCAGACGAGTAGACGAGTGAACGAGAGGTAGGGTCGAGGAGGATCTTTGCGGGTTCCATCGGCTCTGCGAATGGGGTCATTTCTATTTCGACTTTTCACCACACCAATCACAACAGGCCGGTTGGCCCAATGGCAAGGCGTCTGACTACGACTAATCAGTTATCAGGAGATTCTGGGTTCGACCCCCAGGCTGGTCAATTCTTTTGCACTCACGAGTGAGCTGTCCATCATTTTATTTATGCTTCAATATCGCTTgagtgctgctgctgtcttTCAGCAACGCCCTCTCTATTTATGTTCGTGTTTCTTTTGCCTCTTTGAATCTAGTCTGACGATTTGTCTATCTGTCTGCGAACAAGTCATTTGTCCCTTTCAACGTTGTCTTGCTGCTGTGCACCTCCCTCTAGGCCCAAAACCCAATCAGGGACATGATTCCAGCACCAAGAACCATGCAAGAAAACATGTACATGATCTGCGAGCgtctgcggctgcggctAGGGTCGAATAGGAAGTCTCGGGCCAATAGCTCAACCAGGGAGCTGTAGATGAGCAGAccggccgagatggcgtTCAGGATCCCCTGCACCATGAGAGCTTGCTTGGATTTGGGAACGTAGGTCGTTCGCACGCCAAGCCCGATGGCGATAGAGACCGGCGTCGTGAGACCGTACGCGGCGCACAGGATCCACGGGAGCCAAGTATGCTTGCCGAACGGGATGGACGACATGCGGGCGCCGATCCCGAGACCCTCGAACGACTGATGAAAGACCAGGACGGGATACAGCGTGGCGAACTCGGACCCCGTGACGCCGAGGTTCAGTCCGATGATGACTGAGTGGACGATGATGCCGAACTCGAGTATGAGAAAGGCGGCGATTTGCTGCCGAAAGGAGCGCTCAACAGACTGGCCACTCTCGATAGAAGACGATGACTTCTTGTCGTTGCAGTTCTCGGTCTGCTTTTCTCGTGTACTTTCCGGACTGTCGTCCGCTTGCTGCAGGCCGTCGGGAGGGATGCCTGAGACAAGTGCCTCGACGGCATTCTCGTTCCTGTCTTGTCCGTACTTCCGCTCAACGTagacctcggccgcgagATCTAGCGAGAAGATGCCGAGCGCCGAGGCCAGGACGATGGCAGCGCACCATGAGTAGTCACCCCAGTGGCCGGATTCCCCGATGCACGTCCGCGGGCCGATTCGCTTGTACGCCGGTTCGAGGAGATGGATGAAGGCCGTTGCCAATATGACGCCGCTGCCAAAGTAGCGAGCAAAGGTGTAGGCGGAACGGGGGATCTTTAGAGTTTTGAGCCGTTTCGATGCGATGGGGAAGACGGTGAAGGCCGTTGAAACGAAgaggatgacgaagatggacgagatgcgggcgccgaggtggCCGTTGTAGTCGTTGCCGGATAACGCGTAGTAGCAGATCACGTCCGCTTGACTGACTTGAGTCAAGTTGACAATAGGACCGATGGAAGAAGTCATAGTGCCTcagctctctctctctctcccttgaTATTGATGATGAAAAAAACACCACACTTGAGATTCGACTTTATGACAACGACGGAGCACAATGATACTATGAGTATTTCTCTTCAATCTTTTCTTTCCTTATACCGTTTGACGTAGAGGACCCGGATGGTTATTCTTACTACATGACCCTCACGAAGGTGGATAACGGCCGGCAAATATCAACCGGGAGTGGGACGGTCTCGGCGTCTCGGAACTTCGGCCGGACGCGGCCCCACCCCGGCATGCCGCTATTGCCGGCTTCCCATCATGGTGCGCACTCTACAGCACAAATGAGCCAGCACGTCTGCTAGACTGGTCTGGTAATATCAACAGCGCAATCCCGGATTTCAGGAGAAAACTTTAAGCCGAGAATTCGGGAAAAAAAGGCCTTGGTTTGACGGTTGCTCTCCTCCAGCTTGTGCCTTCAGCTCCATCCCCAACGACGAGCCAAGAGCAAGTCCCCCGGTTCTCATGCCACTTCGCCAACGACGGGCCTCAGCAGCTCCGGCAAGACAACTGCCGCGTCCCCCACAAACACCCAATCCCGATCTGCCCGGACATtcttggcgtcgtcggcgctcgTGTTGATGACGGCAACCCTCGCACCCTTCTTCCGGGCCATGTCGGCGTACCCGGCGGCCGGCCAGACCCTGCTGGAGGTGCCTATGGTGAGGCAGAGATCAATCGGCTCAGGGTCGTCAAAGACTGCCTCGGTCTCCtccacgacgtcgacgggtAGAGGCTCGCCGAACCACACAACCCCGGGTCGGAGGATCTCGCTCTTGCACTTGGGGCACTGCGGCAGATCCTCCTTCGTCAAACCCGACGACAGCGGGACGCTGGCGACCGGGGCACTCGCCGATTGCTCCGGGGGCTTGAGAGCGGCCAGATCCCGCGTGGTCGGGGTGCTGCCCTGGTAGCTGTCCCCGAGGATCTGCGCGTGCTTCCGGGCGATGCCAGCCAGCAAGAGCGGGCTCGCCCTGGGCCTGTTGTCGGGGTCGATACTCCCCATGGTCGCCTTCTCGTCTTTGGAAGGGTCAAGGGCCGGCGTCAGGCACTCTTCAAAGTTGTCGCGCTCGACGTACCCGCACCCGGCCGCATCGACGCACGCCAAGGTGAACAGGTTGCCGTGGAGCTCCTTTAGCTGGCCGGGCGGGTGGCCGGCGCGCGGGCTGAGATTGTCGACGTTCTGCGTCAGGGCGACGAAGCCGGGAACGCGGCGGGCCAGCTCTGCCAGGGCGTAGTGAGCCAGGTTCGGTTCGGCGCGGAGCGCGTCTTGTCGACGATACGAGTAGAACTGCCAGCTGAGGCCCGGGTCGTGACGGAAACCAGCAGGCGAGGCGATCTGCATCACGTCCTGGTTCCTCCATAGCCCGCTGGTGCCCCGGAAGACGGCCAGGCCCGAAGGCGCCGAGAGGCCTGCGCCGATGACTGCGATGATACGTTTAGACTTTTTGAGGGTGTCTTGGAAGTCGGTGACCGCCGCTGGATCCAGAGCAGGCACGTTGCTCGTTGTTCCGGCCATTGAAGCTGGTTGGGACATGTGCAATGTGTCTCTGCTGCTTCGCTTTCAGCAAACGATGTTGACGCAGGGAGCAACTGTGCAGGCCCAAAGTAAACCCAAAGATGTTCTTTAAGTAGACAAGTGTTGTAGTTATGTTGGCGGCTGCCTAGAGAAAAGGCAACGAGGCGACCAACGTTGCCTAAAAGTTACCCACCCATGTTTACAACAAAAAGAAAGGGGACCAATCTATTCCGAAGACACCTAGTCGAGTGGAACTCCATGCAGACACAAATACTTAGGGTCTATCGAGACCCTTCATTTTCTGTTCAAACATGGAGCCAATCCCGACACTTATTATCCCACGACAAGTAAGCGATTGTTAAATCTCATGAAATTCGTCACCTTGGGAGACAAGTTCACTATTGAGTCGATTTCCCAAGCTGTGTCTTTCACTTGGTACTCTGCGCGAAAGAGTATCTGCCCTTCTCCTGTCCAGGGTTGAGTTTGTCAGGTTTGAAGAGTCTGGGGTTCCAGTAATCCGTGGTGCAATCCTCGCGTTGGGGGACGGCAGAATAAGATGCCGCTtgagatggagaagaggcCGGGACAGAACAGAAAATATGGCTTATGGTCAGCTATCAGTAAGACTGAGCGACTTGGTTGTAGGTAATAGCATCGTAATGGAAGCTGGTAACCACCCACATGCATATAGACGGCAACTTTTCAAACACATCTGGGCTGTTCGTGGTGGCATCCTGTCATTCGCGTCTGTGATCCTGAGGGCTAATAAGATTGTGCAAAAACAAGAACGGTCCTGCCACTTGAATAGTGAACTCGGATGGGAAGAAAGGTCGTTGATTTATCCTGCCTGCATTTTGTTGCTGTTGTCACGATGCCTTCCCCAAGAGTCACACTTACTTCCCACGTCACCAGGGCGTAGGAAATGAGAAGGGAAGGATTGACACCAAGGGAAACAGTCAAGACCTCTGCGCCTACCTTGTAGTATTCCACGACATGGACTGACACGATGACCTGCGCTACCTCGCTCCTTGACACACGCGTCCCCCCGGCTTCCATCTTCCAACTCCCAACACTCCCACGACATTTCCCTAAGAGCTGCATTTCGCCTCAACACCACCGACTTTCTTTCACAAGCATCAGTCCCTATTGAATACCATACCTCTAATACTTCCTTACTCTCAGATCGTCGTATTTTAAACCTACCACTAAGCCTGCTTCATCCAATCCTGGAGGTCCGCAAGCTGTCTTCATCCTCACCGAGCGTCAATTCCATCGCACATTCGACTAAGCATCATCCCAGGCTTCAACAGCACGGCGATTCCACAATGCCTATCGACGACAACATGGAGAACCATCGAGAACCCGTCACAACCAACAAGTCTATCAACAACACTGAAAAGGTCACCGATCCCCATGCAACCACGGCCGGCGGCTCCGCATTAATCCCGCACGCTTCTCCAGTCTCTGTCCCCATACTTCCGCCAACGATTCACCTCACGTACGGTAGACTGGGGCAGGAGAAAGTCTACACAGTGCTGTCCAACAAATACGACACACCTTGCACCATCCTTGTCGACATGCACTGGTACTCTTCTTCCTTCAGTTTGAAGGTGTTTGGGGGTGACAGTCGCAATAGCGGAGTCGTAGCAACTGCTCACGGAAAAGCTGGACCTTTCTTCTCCCGGAGCTTCCTCGAAGTCGCATTGCCTCCCCTTCCACCCACGCAAATCTCGCAGACGAAGATTATCACAAAATGGAGAAGCGCCCTCTGTGGGTTCAGCATGGTCATCGGAGGGAAAGAGGAGTGCTTCGAATGGAGAAGGACAACTGACGCCGAAGCCAAGCAGATCGGAAAAGGGCTCCGTCGGAAACTTGTTCGAGTATCCGGGCCCAACTCCGGCACCGGTGGCGCAAAAGCTTTGCGAGAGGCGGGCTTCTCTAGCGATGGCAAGGAAGTCGTCGCCTTCATGGCCGACAACAGCTCTTGGAACCTGGGCCACGGCCTCACCATTCGTTTCAAGGGCTCCGGGCTCGGGGATATTCTGGGCGAGCAATGGAGAATTTCGGCTCTCTTGTCTGCGCTGTGGCTGTGGTGGATAGACCTCGAAAGATACGGGACCACAGTCGCTGGCGCTGGTGCTGTAACCATTGTTGCTGGAGTTGGTTTGGGTCTGGCTGCCTAAGATGAACTTGTTCAATTGATGAGCTGATGGAAAAGAACATATGGGAAGACATGGCTAGCTCTGATACGGAACCTCTACTGTAGGTACAGGAGCCAGCAGTGGCCAAGCATTCCCCAGGCACCCGTATAAATACGACAAAATCCTCCTGAAACGTACAGAAAACGGCGCGGGACAAAACGCGCCGCGTCAGCGCTTACAAGTCTGCGCAGGCACCGACTAAGTGACAAAGCCTTAAATAAGGACCATACAAGACAGTGAATAGACTGGTTTTTGACTTCGCTATCATTGGAAATTGATACTGCCTTCTCTACTTTCAacgctctctctctcgaaCACGCATACGCTTCAAAAATGACCGTCACTGAGCTTGGCTGTTGTGGTGTCAAGCCCGGCCTGAAGATTCTGGATGAAGATACACCAGAGGGCCAGATTTATGTTGGAGTCTACAAGATGATCATCTCTTCCCCAGGAGCCCCTCACCGGATCTACCTGAGTATCGACCTAGACGAACCGTCCAAAGTGTATGGACTCTTTGACTGGGATTCCGTCGAGCACCATGAGCGTTTCGCCAAAGAGTAAGTCAAGCACATTTGTTATTCTCGATTTTTCTTTTGAACCGAATTGGGGTTTAAACGAGAGATAATAGATTTGGCAAAGACTTTCAGCCGGACCTGATCAAAGTCTTGACCCACGGCGAGTACATCAAGCACATTGCCGCCACACCATCCCTTCCAGAGGCTTTGACGTCTTCCGTGACCGATGTTTTCCTCGCCTACTACCCCTCCGACATCTCCGAGGCCGAAAAAGACAAGGCCACGGCGGATTTCAGGGAGATTCTCGACGAGCGCTTTCGTCAACATCCCGATATCACAGCTTTCAGCTACGGGTGGGGAATGCAAAACGACTTCCCTGTGTACGGAAAGGATGGGGGGAAGGTCGGGTCAGCTTTCTCGGCGTTTGTTGGGTGGTCTACCACTGAGGCCAATGCCAAGTTCCGCGAGTCGGGTGCTCACGATGCGATCCAACAGTCGATTCGGGCCTTGGATGGGGTCGTGGAGCTGAAGGCTCTCCGTCTCGCTTGTAAGTTCCTCGAGAAGACAGAAGAGTGAAGAGATTGGGGGGTGGTCACACTGTAACTAGATCGTGGGCTCGAAACACATGGGGAACTGAGTATCGATAGTTTAGGGCTGGGATCGGGTTCGTCTAGTGTGGCTGTCATCAACAATGGCCTTACCACAAAGAATAGTTGCCTGGCTTCCAGCTCGCCTCTTATGGTTTTGTGCCCGATGGCGATCACCCTACCGCCTATATTAGTCGACGGCCAGTTGACTTGCTGGTATTCTCTGTCTCAAAGACGAGTGATCGTCAAATTCCTGTGCCTCAAGGTAGCCTAATGCTGAAATGGTTGTCTACGAAGGCTGACAAGTCACGAGCGGCACCACTTGCGTAAGGCACCCACCCGCCCAGTCGCTCAGGTGTGTGTCGGGTCGCAAGCAAGGCATACCCAATAAAACATTATTGGATTCTCGTTCCAGTCCGTCTATCTTCATACCTATAGCCGCAACTCCGGGATGCGGTTGGTTTCCCATCCCTCTCTACCATAGTATTGTGTATAGGATTATGCAGCTGTGCCTAGCGGTGTGACCTGACATGAAAAGAGCAGTTCACAGCTACGCGAAGTCGTGATATCCGTATGAAAACACCATCAGTTTTTACTACAAACGAAACGCCCCAGAGAACGCAGCATAACAGCCAAAACGGGCAGGCAGCAGACAAAGGTCATGAAAACCGAACCGTGTTGATAGATTTAGCTCTCAGATGTCTGTAAAAACTGAGCTGTGAACGAAGTAATCGGCCCTTTACCACCCTTGAGAGAGTCGTCTGCATGTGTTCTTGTATTCTTTTCTCGTTCCTGTTATGAAAGATGCCTGTCACATCTCCGTTGGTTAACTACACCTTGCAATAGTGCAGCATAGTCTTTCCGGCTTACGAAGAAGAATGGTTTGAAACACGACTAGATTCTTGGGCTGTTGGACATGAATGGCATGAAGTTGTAAGAGTTTACTGCCGCAGAAGCGCCCTAACACAAGTGGTGGTCCGTGGAGACAGGGGAGCCAAGCTGACTACCGGGCTTCCAACAGAGCCGAGCCTACAATGTGGGAAAATATTATCAACTATTTCTTAAGAAAGCAAGAAAGTCTGAGTATGCATGAAAGAGACGCCACCAGGTATCAGCAGCACGTTCCTTTCTACTAAGCATCAATAAAACTGCTAACTCTCTTACTATTCCTTGACATTGAGTCATGCCTTCTCGCAATGCTGCCCTCGTATGCACTGACGACGACTCGTCTCCTTTGCAATCAGTCATT from Colletotrichum higginsianum IMI 349063 chromosome 3, whole genome shotgun sequence includes the following:
- a CDS encoding NAD-dependent deacetylase sirtuin-5, which gives rise to MAGTTSNVPALDPAAVTDFQDTLKKSKRIIAVIGAGLSAPSGLAVFRGTSGLWRNQDVMQIASPAGFRHDPGLSWQFYSYRRQDALRAEPNLAHYALAELARRVPGFVALTQNVDNLSPRAGHPPGQLKELHGNLFTLACVDAAGCGYVERDNFEECLTPALDPSKDEKATMGSIDPDNRPRASPLLLAGIARKHAQILGDSYQGSTPTTRDLAALKPPEQSASAPVASVPLSSGLTKEDLPQCPKCKSEILRPGVVWFGEPLPVDVVEETEAVFDDPEPIDLCLTIGTSSRVWPAAGYADMARKKGARVAVINTSADDAKNVRADRDWVFVGDAAVVLPELLRPVVGEVA
- a CDS encoding glycosyl hydrolase family 2; translation: MATQSLALQAKEGVHDYENPSVFRRNTLPARSYFIPETSLLLNGVWDFHMAGTPEEAPLPEDKGDEWGTINVPGHWQLQGHGYPWYTNTQFPIPVNPPYVPSENPTGTYRRTFHVPSTWDDKSQLRLRFDGVDSAYHIWVNGVLIGFAQGSRNASEFDVTSILKKDGPNELFIRVYQWSDATYIEDQDQWWLSGIFRDVTLLAVPAATRIEDWFLRTDLDDKYQDATLLATVDVKTAEKGTVKLTLSELGKNGGAVIASKEVEVGANDSKVDLSIPVTNPNKWTAETPYLYRVDITLGSHSVHQNIGFRKVELKNGLISVNGVPIRIRGVNRHEHHSKFGRAVPLEYAKRDLLIMKNHNINSLRCSHYPPHPRLFELADELGLWVMDEADLECHGFYDAIARPQDVNEAADYEERKAVTFPLAGKYTSESPEWREAYLDRMVQLVQRDKNHTSIIMWSLGNEAFYGDNHKAMYEYARNFDSGRPIHYEGDVKAETADMYSYMYPPIGRLSNLVETEGVKEDGSFDKPVVLCEYGHAMGNGPGGLDDYIEVFEKYPRLQGGYIWEWANHGIWKEEADGKGYYAYGGDFGERPHDGTFVMDGLLHSTHDPTPGLIELKKAYQPLQLTVEGNQLVIKNKYDFVGVDHLTSTYKVEELGENSALLAAGTLEIPKIAAGETVKVDLPSTLASIKSDKEVYLTVTFGLKDSTNWAEPAHEIAWIQHKLSGVAEAPKILTSTLTSKLQVERSRARATVSGSDFAITFDTARGYVTSWTAGGVPLLEKDASTGAAIIPNFWRAPTDNDNPNDAPYWVRFGVDVFDSQLRSLDITESADKVEVVTKTYLSPRVLDWGWETTTTYTIDAAGRLTVAVDLKPRGIKPTHIPRVGLNLRLPKSLSNVKYLALGPGESYPDKKSSQRLGVFSATVPELHQHYEVPQEGGNHLETRYVKLTEGHGRGLRATPADAAVWSDEEWRQFSFQVSHYATKTVQEAAHPCDLVEEDATLLRLDARVAGVGTAACGPNVRDDLKVHVGEFKFGFVLERIGF
- a CDS encoding Zinc-regulated transporter 1 codes for the protein MTSSIGPIVNLTQVSQADVICYYALSGNDYNGHLGARISSIFVILFVSTAFTVFPIASKRLKTLKIPRSAYTFARYFGSGVILATAFIHLLEPAYKRIGPRTCIGESGHWGDYSWCAAIVLASALGIFSLDLAAEVYVERKYGQDRNENAVEALVSGIPPDGLQQADDSPESTREKQTENCNDKKSSSSIESGQSVERSFRQQIAAFLILEFGIIVHSVIIGLNLGVTGSEFATLYPVLVFHQSFEGLGIGARMSSIPFGKHTWLPWILCAAYGLTTPVSIAIGLGVRTTYVPKSKQALMVQGILNAISAGLLIYSSLVELLARDFLFDPSRSRRRSQIMYMFSCMVLGAGIMSLIGFWA